The following are from one region of the Rhodanobacter sp. LX-99 genome:
- a CDS encoding NAD-dependent epimerase/dehydratase family protein yields MTKAVLILGGGGFVGRSLTRTLALKGKPVITVNRSTPGFKHPLVESVVGEFREPEAFTSLLTRSHTVVHLASTSTPGTSAAQPLQEVNTNLYVTASLLQALQNHPGVELLYMSSGGSLYADASGLASDESARVHPRSYHGAAKLASEHLISAWCDQFDGKATILRPSNIYGPGQPERPGFGVIPAAFGKILRNETLHVWGDGSVRRDYVYIDDLVRLCTMILDTSMPKGTGIFNVCSGTSISLNELFDVMEAATGKPLHRSYDARRAVDASCIAMDAAHAAKVYGWHHQTSLKEGLTQTWEWISRAMS; encoded by the coding sequence ATGACTAAGGCGGTACTCATTCTCGGCGGAGGCGGTTTTGTCGGGCGCAGCCTGACACGAACCTTGGCCCTGAAGGGCAAGCCGGTCATCACCGTCAACCGCAGCACGCCGGGATTCAAGCATCCCCTGGTTGAATCGGTAGTCGGCGAATTCCGGGAACCGGAAGCCTTCACCTCTTTGCTCACACGCAGCCATACCGTCGTGCATCTTGCTTCGACATCCACGCCGGGCACGTCCGCGGCGCAGCCGCTGCAGGAGGTGAATACCAACCTGTACGTTACCGCTTCCTTGCTGCAGGCACTCCAGAATCACCCTGGCGTGGAGCTTTTGTACATGTCCTCCGGAGGTTCGCTCTACGCGGATGCCTCCGGTTTGGCATCCGACGAAAGCGCGCGTGTCCACCCGCGCTCGTATCACGGCGCAGCCAAGCTCGCTTCGGAACACCTCATCTCTGCCTGGTGCGACCAGTTCGACGGCAAGGCCACCATCCTGCGCCCTTCGAACATCTATGGGCCAGGCCAGCCCGAACGCCCAGGTTTCGGCGTTATTCCGGCCGCCTTTGGCAAAATTCTGCGCAACGAGACACTCCACGTATGGGGCGACGGATCCGTCCGTCGCGACTATGTCTATATCGATGATCTGGTCCGACTCTGCACCATGATTCTCGATACTTCCATGCCCAAAGGCACGGGGATCTTCAATGTCTGCAGCGGCACCAGCATCAGCCTCAACGAGCTCTTCGACGTCATGGAAGCGGCTACAGGCAAGCCATTGCATCGCAGCTACGATGCCCGCAGAGCTGTAGACGCATCGTGCATAGCCATGGACGCTGCACATGCGGCAAAAGTCTACGGCTGGCACCATCAGACGTCCCTGAAAGAAGGCCTGACACAGACATGGGAGTGGATCAGCCGTGCCATGTCCTGA
- a CDS encoding lysylphosphatidylglycerol synthase domain-containing protein translates to MKRILKGLGLLLALVAGGYFVVYAHRALAGKDLSALLDSRVLVATGCLTLLYTLSILTTALAWARLLRAMQQPAGLARLLPILATTQFGKYLPGNVAQHIGRIALARGTGVQMSPALLSVAYELLLALVASAHIGALTLLWAPPAALLQLQITQYRVPLLIVVTLGALAALLLAPRIAIWVTRLRNPSPKEVIAAPARLHLDPATVGSCYALYASSFVMIGYGLWLVAGSLTPAGALMPGPVFFIGAFASSWILGFVAPGAPAGLGIREAMLSAWLSGVLPPVEVVLLVVALRIATTLGDLVNFIWGSVVMFRQRNG, encoded by the coding sequence ATGAAGCGAATACTGAAAGGCCTTGGCCTCCTGCTGGCACTCGTGGCCGGCGGCTATTTCGTGGTCTATGCGCATCGCGCCTTGGCTGGCAAGGATCTATCCGCGCTGCTCGACAGTAGGGTACTTGTTGCCACGGGTTGCCTTACCCTGCTCTACACTCTGTCCATTCTGACAACGGCTCTCGCCTGGGCCAGGCTGTTGCGAGCCATGCAACAGCCTGCCGGGCTTGCACGCCTGCTACCTATCCTGGCCACCACTCAGTTCGGCAAATACCTCCCTGGCAATGTAGCCCAGCACATAGGACGCATCGCATTGGCACGCGGCACGGGCGTGCAGATGTCGCCGGCACTTCTCTCCGTAGCCTACGAACTCCTGCTGGCGCTGGTCGCCAGCGCGCACATTGGCGCGCTCACCCTGCTGTGGGCACCTCCAGCCGCGCTGCTGCAGCTGCAAATAACCCAGTACCGGGTGCCGTTGCTGATTGTGGTGACTTTAGGCGCACTGGCCGCATTGCTGCTTGCGCCGCGCATTGCCATCTGGGTGACCCGCTTGCGAAACCCCTCACCCAAAGAAGTCATAGCCGCGCCGGCAAGATTGCACCTCGATCCGGCAACGGTCGGTAGCTGCTACGCGCTGTATGCGAGCAGCTTCGTCATGATTGGCTATGGCCTCTGGCTGGTTGCCGGTTCGTTGACGCCTGCTGGCGCGTTGATGCCTGGCCCGGTGTTCTTCATCGGCGCATTCGCCAGCAGCTGGATCCTCGGCTTTGTCGCCCCCGGTGCACCGGCCGGCCTTGGTATCCGAGAAGCCATGTTGAGCGCCTGGCTCAGCGGGGTGCTGCCCCCCGTGGAAGTGGTCCTGCTTGTTGTCGCACTGCGCATAGCCACCACCCTCGGGGACCTGGTCAACTTTATCTGGGGGAGTGTGGTCATGTTTCGGCAGCGCAATGGTTGA
- a CDS encoding glycosyltransferase family 2 protein, giving the protein MKLIIQIPCLNESETLAIALAELPREVQGFDSVEWLIIDDGSTDNTAEVARQNGVHHVVRHPVNRGLAVGFMSGLDACLRLGADVIVNTDADNQYCGADIPKLTAPILAQEADIVIGARPIEQTEHFSWIKKKLQRLGSWAVRVASKTDVADAPSGFRAMSREAAMRLNVFNAYTYTLETIIQAGQSNLRIVSVPIRTNGDLRPSRLVKSISSYVQRSLVTILRVFVIYRPLALFFYAGSVFLLTGAVAGIRFLYFYFDNGGEGHVQSVIFASLCITLGMLFSMMGLIGDLIATNRKLLERIDIRLRHLEFGSSDRNHVNIKNG; this is encoded by the coding sequence ATGAAACTCATCATCCAGATTCCATGCCTCAATGAATCCGAGACCCTGGCGATCGCCTTGGCGGAGCTGCCACGTGAAGTCCAAGGCTTTGATTCGGTCGAATGGCTGATCATCGACGACGGCTCGACCGACAATACGGCGGAAGTCGCTCGTCAGAACGGTGTCCATCACGTGGTGCGCCACCCGGTGAATCGCGGCCTCGCGGTGGGTTTCATGTCCGGCCTCGATGCATGCCTGAGGCTCGGCGCGGACGTCATCGTCAACACTGACGCCGACAATCAGTATTGCGGCGCCGATATTCCCAAGCTGACGGCACCGATCCTGGCCCAAGAAGCCGACATCGTCATTGGTGCCCGACCGATCGAACAGACCGAACACTTCTCCTGGATCAAGAAGAAGCTTCAACGCCTTGGCAGTTGGGCGGTACGTGTGGCCAGCAAGACCGATGTTGCGGACGCCCCCAGTGGCTTCCGCGCGATGTCCCGCGAAGCGGCCATGCGCCTCAATGTGTTCAATGCCTATACCTATACGCTGGAAACCATTATCCAGGCCGGCCAGAGCAATCTGCGTATCGTCTCTGTTCCAATTCGTACGAATGGCGATCTGCGGCCGTCGCGCCTGGTGAAAAGCATCAGCAGCTACGTCCAGCGCTCGCTGGTCACGATCCTGCGCGTTTTCGTGATATATCGTCCACTTGCTCTGTTCTTCTATGCGGGATCGGTCTTTCTTCTCACCGGGGCAGTCGCCGGTATCCGGTTCCTCTATTTCTATTTCGACAATGGCGGAGAGGGCCACGTTCAATCGGTCATTTTTGCCTCCTTGTGTATTACGCTCGGCATGCTGTTCAGCATGATGGGGCTAATCGGCGACCTGATCGCGACCAACCGCAAACTGCTGGAACGAATCGATATTCGTCTCCGGCACTTGGAATTCGGAAGCAGCGATCGTAATCATGTAAATATTAAAAATGGTTAA
- a CDS encoding glycosyltransferase family 2 protein — MDDFKMNDDVPDQIATNFTLDVSIVVPVYGGSAALPELCSRLDAVMRRAGLDYEVILVDDRGQAEAWSAISAVAAQYPQLRGLRLGRNFGQHAATICGISYARGKWVVTMDDDLEHPPESVPTLLATGDDDHPLVYGVFEKRTHATYRNLSSELMRRMLKRAFPDLNEDYCSFRAIHAPLAKQLDRFGFNRPYIDGMLSWLTSSARSVSVPHEQRQHGESTYTIHKLLSRAANIFVTFSYLPLRIATFSGAGLASLSFLYLLYVIYGKLSGSIIDPGYASLMSVMLFACGIQLLILGVVGEYVGRLMGATFRRPVYVVDCDTRNQQPKP, encoded by the coding sequence ATGGACGACTTCAAAATGAACGACGATGTGCCTGACCAGATTGCGACCAATTTCACTCTGGACGTTTCCATCGTGGTGCCGGTGTATGGTGGCAGCGCCGCCTTGCCTGAACTGTGTAGCCGTCTGGATGCAGTGATGCGTAGGGCCGGACTCGATTACGAAGTGATCCTGGTCGACGATCGCGGCCAGGCCGAAGCCTGGAGCGCCATCAGTGCGGTTGCCGCCCAGTATCCACAGTTGCGCGGCCTGCGCCTTGGCCGGAATTTTGGCCAACACGCGGCTACCATCTGCGGCATCTCATACGCTCGCGGAAAATGGGTCGTCACAATGGATGACGACCTTGAACATCCGCCCGAATCCGTTCCCACCTTGCTAGCCACCGGCGACGACGATCACCCGTTGGTATACGGCGTCTTCGAGAAGCGTACCCATGCGACCTATCGCAACCTGAGCTCGGAACTGATGCGCCGCATGCTCAAGCGCGCGTTCCCCGACCTCAACGAGGACTACTGCTCGTTTCGCGCTATCCACGCCCCGTTGGCCAAACAGCTCGATCGCTTCGGTTTCAACCGCCCCTACATAGACGGCATGCTGTCCTGGCTGACCTCGTCGGCACGCAGCGTCAGCGTACCGCATGAACAGCGACAGCATGGTGAGAGTACTTACACCATACACAAGCTCCTTTCACGTGCAGCCAACATCTTCGTCACCTTCTCCTATCTGCCACTGCGCATCGCCACGTTCAGCGGCGCCGGACTGGCGTCCCTCAGCTTTCTGTATCTGCTTTATGTCATCTACGGCAAGCTGAGCGGCAGCATCATCGATCCAGGTTACGCCTCGCTGATGTCCGTGATGCTGTTCGCCTGCGGCATCCAACTGCTGATACTTGGCGTGGTCGGCGAATACGTGGGCCGACTGATGGGGGCAACATTCCGACGGCCGGTGTATGTAGTGGACTGCGACACGAGAAACCAGCAGCCAAAACCTTGA
- a CDS encoding GtrA family protein has translation MNPITSAPTPADEMIYRPLKITLSNLRRSSSNRARAGEMLRFLVGGILNVAVGYGSYLILLHWFRYEVAYAIAYVLGIVVSYVFGALYVFRQPMRWRSALRYPLVYLLQFLLGLILLRILVELVHMPQQFAPLAVAVLTIPATFLASRTIIRTN, from the coding sequence TTGAACCCCATCACCTCCGCCCCAACGCCAGCCGATGAAATGATCTACCGTCCTTTGAAGATTACGTTGTCCAATCTCCGTCGCTCATCCTCGAACCGCGCACGGGCAGGCGAGATGCTGCGCTTCCTAGTCGGAGGGATATTGAATGTCGCCGTTGGCTATGGCAGCTATCTGATACTGCTGCACTGGTTCCGCTACGAGGTGGCATACGCCATCGCGTATGTCCTGGGCATCGTCGTGTCGTATGTATTCGGCGCGCTCTACGTGTTCCGCCAGCCCATGCGTTGGCGCTCAGCACTGCGTTACCCACTGGTATATCTTTTACAATTCCTGCTGGGCTTGATCCTGCTCAGGATTCTGGTCGAGCTGGTGCACATGCCCCAGCAGTTTGCGCCACTGGCCGTCGCCGTGCTCACCATACCGGCTACATTCCTGGCGTCGCGAACCATCATTCGTACGAATTAA
- a CDS encoding class I SAM-dependent methyltransferase encodes MNKSVKPEFDQYAKGYTDLHRASIRVSGEDPAFFAAYKTTYMAAWLGDGVCAGSFSILDFGCGVGNTIDHLRRAFPAASLQGADLSGESIRLATESHARQATFRTIENARLPHENESFDVVMAACVFHHIPPAERTHWMSEIRRVLKPGGHVFVFEHNMLNPLTLKTVRDCPFDEDAILLPRSELLGLVRHAEFDSICCRYIVFFPRPLSFLRPLEPAMGWIPFGAQYVVHGTASRVCA; translated from the coding sequence ATGAACAAGTCAGTCAAACCCGAGTTCGACCAGTATGCCAAGGGATACACTGATCTTCATCGCGCCAGCATACGAGTCAGCGGTGAGGATCCCGCTTTTTTTGCGGCGTACAAAACCACGTACATGGCCGCATGGCTCGGGGATGGCGTCTGCGCTGGCTCGTTTTCAATTCTCGATTTTGGCTGCGGCGTCGGCAATACCATTGATCACCTGCGCCGGGCGTTTCCTGCAGCGTCGCTGCAGGGTGCCGATCTGTCAGGCGAAAGCATCCGACTTGCCACCGAATCCCATGCCCGCCAGGCAACATTCCGTACCATCGAAAACGCTCGCCTTCCGCACGAGAACGAGAGCTTTGACGTCGTCATGGCAGCCTGTGTTTTTCACCACATTCCGCCTGCCGAGCGTACACACTGGATGAGCGAGATCAGGCGGGTATTGAAGCCAGGCGGTCACGTTTTCGTCTTCGAGCACAACATGCTCAATCCGCTGACACTGAAGACGGTTCGGGATTGCCCCTTCGATGAAGACGCGATACTGCTACCGCGTTCTGAATTGCTCGGCCTGGTCCGGCACGCGGAATTCGATAGCATTTGTTGCCGGTACATCGTGTTCTTCCCGCGCCCACTCTCCTTCCTGCGTCCACTCGAACCGGCCATGGGCTGGATACCGTTTGGCGCACAATACGTCGTTCACGGCACCGCCAGCCGGGTTTGCGCCTGA
- a CDS encoding class I SAM-dependent methyltransferase gives MQDDRGIKHIFTFPWVYNVFQDLVGATKARRWVSERFWQARAGQKVVDIGCGPGSIVHLLPAGVKYVGFDISDEYISSARVKFAGDPDKMFLVGVAEDYVDHLPAQMQGADLVVINGLLHHLDDNEALIALKLARASLAPSGRLVCLEACFLISQAPLAHWVLKQDRGRNVRTEPEWKALVAKVFEKSESYILTGLLRIPYTLIVIEAKL, from the coding sequence GTGCAAGACGATCGTGGCATCAAGCACATTTTCACGTTTCCCTGGGTCTACAACGTTTTTCAGGATCTTGTCGGTGCCACGAAGGCGCGAAGATGGGTCAGCGAGCGTTTCTGGCAAGCCCGGGCAGGCCAAAAGGTCGTAGATATCGGCTGTGGCCCGGGTAGCATCGTGCATTTACTTCCGGCGGGCGTGAAGTATGTCGGTTTCGACATCAGCGACGAATACATTTCGAGTGCGCGTGTGAAATTCGCGGGCGATCCAGACAAGATGTTCCTGGTAGGAGTAGCCGAAGACTATGTTGACCATCTCCCCGCGCAGATGCAGGGGGCTGATTTGGTCGTCATCAACGGATTGCTGCATCATCTCGACGACAACGAGGCCTTGATTGCGCTGAAACTTGCGCGCGCGTCATTGGCGCCCAGTGGCAGGTTGGTCTGTCTGGAGGCCTGCTTTCTGATCAGCCAAGCTCCGCTGGCTCACTGGGTGCTCAAGCAGGATCGCGGGAGGAACGTCCGTACCGAGCCGGAATGGAAAGCCCTGGTTGCAAAAGTGTTCGAGAAGTCAGAAAGCTATATTTTGACAGGACTGCTGCGTATTCCCTACACGTTGATCGTCATCGAGGCGAAGCTCTAA
- a CDS encoding methyltransferase domain-containing protein has protein sequence MSNEFKSIMQWFTQEIEPVHPVRDVLERYHAQHPRAIFLKTLPASAAMLDVGAGDGGLEVFRHWPAPKRLDVKLFAYSLEKGAAFDKYDGYELGNWDQQLPELGGKKFDAIYSSHFIEHIKDRGAYVSWCASRLKPGGRVYIEWPSHDSQYCPTSQELSEVGFAYITANFHDDRTHKDLPSRTDILHYLEGAGLIVDAQAIIRMPVFENDLLAHYRETGDVVSLQFAYWLRTGWCQFVTAHVPEVTLPEK, from the coding sequence GTGAGCAACGAATTCAAGTCCATAATGCAGTGGTTTACGCAGGAGATAGAGCCGGTTCACCCTGTTAGGGACGTACTGGAGCGTTACCATGCGCAACATCCGCGCGCAATCTTTCTTAAAACCCTTCCTGCAAGTGCGGCCATGCTTGATGTGGGTGCGGGTGATGGCGGCCTTGAAGTATTCAGGCATTGGCCAGCCCCGAAACGACTGGATGTAAAGCTGTTCGCATACTCGCTCGAGAAGGGGGCGGCCTTCGATAAATATGATGGGTACGAGCTGGGAAACTGGGATCAACAATTACCGGAATTGGGCGGAAAGAAGTTCGATGCGATCTATTCATCCCACTTCATTGAACATATAAAAGATCGAGGTGCATACGTAAGCTGGTGCGCTTCACGCCTCAAGCCGGGTGGGCGAGTCTATATTGAATGGCCTTCGCATGATTCGCAGTACTGCCCAACAAGCCAGGAGCTTTCGGAGGTAGGCTTCGCGTATATAACTGCTAATTTCCATGATGATCGAACGCACAAGGATCTGCCGAGCAGGACGGACATACTCCATTACCTCGAAGGTGCAGGGCTGATCGTGGATGCGCAAGCCATCATTCGCATGCCTGTCTTCGAAAATGACTTGCTTGCGCACTATCGCGAAACCGGAGATGTGGTGTCGCTACAGTTCGCCTACTGGCTACGAACCGGATGGTGCCAGTTTGTGACTGCTCATGTACCAGAGGTGACTCTTCCGGAGAAGTAA
- a CDS encoding HAD family hydrolase — MSTQPKPGIYAPGGPQPAMGQARRRVLFLDRDGVINVDHGYVHTIEQTEWVPGIFELCAVARDAGYALVVVTNQAGIAHGYYSESDFLDYTRWMHEEFAMRNVGILATIYCPHHPEAGLGALRIKCDCRKPAPGMFTVASDLFNLALGESVMVGDKESDLLAASVAGVPRGFLVDSSKPGALGRVIEYLSRTENPIMKRDA, encoded by the coding sequence ATGAGCACCCAGCCGAAGCCAGGCATCTATGCTCCGGGTGGACCGCAACCCGCAATGGGCCAGGCGAGACGCCGTGTTTTGTTTCTGGATCGCGATGGCGTCATCAATGTCGATCACGGATACGTGCACACGATCGAACAAACTGAATGGGTGCCGGGCATTTTTGAACTCTGCGCGGTCGCACGTGACGCAGGGTACGCGCTTGTCGTGGTCACCAATCAGGCAGGCATAGCTCATGGCTACTACAGTGAGTCGGATTTTCTCGATTACACGCGATGGATGCATGAAGAATTTGCAATGCGTAACGTGGGAATTCTTGCCACGATTTATTGCCCGCACCACCCCGAAGCTGGACTGGGCGCTTTACGCATAAAGTGTGATTGTCGCAAACCAGCGCCTGGGATGTTCACGGTCGCCAGCGATCTTTTTAATCTGGCATTGGGGGAATCCGTTATGGTTGGCGACAAGGAAAGTGATCTTCTCGCCGCATCGGTAGCGGGAGTCCCAAGAGGGTTCTTGGTCGATTCAAGTAAGCCGGGGGCGCTCGGCAGAGTCATCGAGTACCTGAGTCGAACAGAAAATCCAATAATGAAACGCGACGCTTGA
- a CDS encoding sugar phosphate nucleotidyltransferase, with amino-acid sequence MPRAKEAIVLAGGLGTRLRSVVTDLPKPLASVAGRPFLAHLLDQLAAGGLRRVILATGYMAEKIEQTIGARWAGMDIAYSQEPEPLGTGGAIRLAAALLQGNGVHLANGDTFLRYDPAALERIVGITGATLGVALARVQDVGRYGAVDVADDRVIAFREKGGHGPGLVNAGSYFLTAEAVDGLPGDESAYSFESRVLLPRALAGDVAAMDDTRDFIDIGVPDDYARAQQLLGR; translated from the coding sequence ATGCCAAGGGCTAAAGAGGCCATCGTCCTCGCAGGCGGCTTGGGAACACGCCTGCGTAGCGTAGTCACCGATTTGCCCAAGCCGCTGGCATCTGTGGCCGGGCGTCCCTTTCTTGCCCATTTGCTGGATCAGCTGGCGGCGGGCGGTTTGCGTCGGGTGATCCTTGCTACCGGCTATATGGCGGAGAAGATCGAACAGACGATCGGCGCGCGCTGGGCTGGCATGGACATCGCGTATTCACAAGAGCCGGAACCGTTGGGCACGGGTGGAGCGATCCGTCTTGCCGCCGCACTGCTTCAAGGGAATGGCGTGCATTTGGCCAATGGCGATACGTTTCTTCGTTATGACCCAGCCGCGCTTGAACGCATAGTTGGTATAACTGGGGCCACACTAGGCGTCGCGCTAGCCAGAGTCCAAGATGTGGGCCGCTACGGGGCCGTTGATGTTGCTGACGACCGAGTCATTGCTTTCCGTGAAAAAGGCGGCCACGGCCCGGGTCTTGTCAATGCAGGAAGCTATTTCCTGACTGCGGAGGCAGTCGATGGCCTGCCCGGTGATGAGAGCGCCTATTCCTTCGAGAGCCGAGTTCTGTTGCCCAGAGCTTTGGCAGGAGACGTGGCCGCCATGGACGACACCCGCGACTTTATAGATATTGGTGTCCCTGACGATTATGCCCGTGCGCAGCAACTGCTTGGACGATGA
- a CDS encoding D-sedoheptulose 7-phosphate isomerase — MADHLNGYIDTQFDKSIKLLRAMSVDEALRELVSRVVALSVEALKRGNKLLFAGNGGSAADAQHWAGELVSRFNFDRPGLAAIALTTDTSILTAIGNDYGYDYIFARQIEALGRGGDLLFAISTSGNSKNIVRAIKAARDAGIGVIGFTGRGGGAMADLCDVCFRMPSGETPKIQEGHEFLGHLICGLIEHEMFADAKG, encoded by the coding sequence ATGGCGGATCATCTGAACGGGTATATCGATACCCAATTCGACAAATCGATCAAACTGCTGCGCGCCATGTCTGTGGATGAGGCTCTGCGGGAGTTGGTATCGCGCGTGGTGGCCCTGTCGGTGGAAGCGCTCAAGCGTGGCAACAAATTGTTGTTTGCCGGTAACGGTGGCAGTGCGGCCGATGCCCAGCATTGGGCAGGGGAGCTGGTCAGCCGGTTCAATTTCGACCGGCCGGGTTTGGCAGCGATTGCACTGACCACGGATACCAGCATCCTCACTGCTATCGGCAATGACTACGGTTATGACTACATATTCGCGCGTCAGATCGAGGCGCTGGGACGTGGCGGTGACCTGCTGTTCGCCATCTCCACCTCCGGCAATTCGAAGAACATCGTGCGCGCCATCAAGGCTGCGCGCGATGCCGGCATCGGCGTGATCGGCTTTACAGGACGGGGTGGTGGCGCAATGGCCGACTTGTGTGATGTCTGCTTCCGCATGCCCTCGGGCGAGACACCGAAGATTCAAGAGGGCCATGAGTTCCTCGGGCATCTGATCTGCGGCTTGATCGAGCACGAGATGTTTGCAGATGCCAAGGGCTAA
- a CDS encoding dehydrogenase, which yields MIVRARAPLRLGLAGGGTDVSPYCDVYSGRVMNVTIDRYAYAIVMPGNGRDTCFHALDVCHEETHSCDDNVAGGGPLQLLKGVYARVSRDFLHGEQPSLTVKTFSDAPPGSGLGSSSTMVVALLQAFVEYFSLPLGEYEVAQLAYDIERKDLGLAGGKQDQYAATFGGFNFMEFYADDRVIVNPLRIKDWVWAELESSLVLYFTGVSRASADIIDQQSRNVGNKNQASIDAMHQLKDEAIQMKECILKGDLRRLESTLQAGWVAKKKTATSISNPLIEQVEKVAFANGARAAKVSGAGGGGFMMFLCSPEQRIRLARALLEQGGSIMDFHFTHQGATSWRII from the coding sequence ATGATCGTGCGTGCGCGCGCACCCTTGCGGCTAGGCCTCGCCGGCGGCGGTACTGATGTATCGCCTTACTGCGATGTCTACAGCGGCCGCGTGATGAACGTCACCATCGACCGTTATGCGTATGCCATCGTGATGCCAGGCAACGGGCGGGATACCTGTTTTCACGCGCTCGATGTATGCCATGAGGAGACGCATTCCTGTGACGACAACGTCGCAGGCGGTGGGCCTCTGCAATTGCTTAAAGGCGTGTATGCGCGCGTGTCGCGCGATTTTCTTCACGGCGAACAACCATCGCTGACCGTGAAAACATTCTCGGATGCTCCTCCAGGTTCCGGGCTTGGCTCATCCTCGACGATGGTTGTGGCCCTGCTGCAGGCATTCGTCGAGTATTTTTCGCTGCCTCTGGGCGAATACGAGGTGGCGCAGCTCGCCTACGACATCGAGCGCAAGGATTTGGGCTTGGCAGGCGGCAAGCAGGATCAATATGCGGCCACCTTCGGCGGCTTCAACTTCATGGAGTTCTACGCCGACGATCGGGTCATCGTAAATCCGTTGCGCATAAAGGATTGGGTCTGGGCTGAACTCGAGAGTTCACTGGTGTTGTACTTCACCGGTGTTTCGCGTGCCTCGGCCGACATTATCGATCAGCAATCGCGCAATGTAGGCAATAAGAACCAGGCCTCCATCGACGCCATGCATCAGTTGAAGGATGAAGCCATCCAGATGAAGGAATGTATCCTCAAGGGCGACCTTCGCCGGCTGGAGTCGACTCTGCAGGCAGGCTGGGTGGCAAAAAAGAAAACCGCCACCAGCATCAGCAATCCACTGATCGAGCAGGTCGAGAAGGTTGCTTTCGCCAACGGCGCGCGTGCAGCCAAGGTGTCCGGTGCCGGCGGCGGCGGCTTCATGATGTTCCTGTGCAGCCCCGAACAGCGCATCCGTCTGGCCCGCGCATTGCTGGAGCAAGGTGGCAGCATCATGGACTTTCATTTTACGCACCAAGGAGCCACCTCATGGCGGATCATCTGA